ACGCGTGCGTCTCATCTCGCGAATGTGTTCGGAGAGAGTGTCGACAGATGGGTTGGCCCAGACGAAACAATGCAGCTGATAGCAGTCCGGTCCCGGCCGGAGGCGTATTGAACACAGGAGCGGCTGTTGTTTCCTTAACAGACGTGGATGCTTAATTCCGTCCCAAGTTGGAAATAAACGCTCTGTCGCGGCATTGCCCCGCCGTTGCTGTGGCTCGGCGTGGGAATACCACGGTTGTATTTCTGCGACGCGGTCGTCACGGTTCGCATTGCCAGGCGGGTGGTCGTCGCTTTTTCCCCTCTGTGGTGCTTTCGTGTAGTCGCCGCTTGTCAAGCAGTTCAGTCGTTCCGGCCGTGGTTTTTCTGCGCGCTTGTGATAGGGTGTCTGTGACTTTTCCAGTTTTTAGACCCCGTGAAGTACAGGCTGAGAAGGCCCACAcggctcgctcgctcgcggccgctcgtCGCCCCCCTAGCAAGTCGGTCGAGCGGTAGTGCGTGCGAAGCAAGCAGATTGAAAAGTTTTCAATCGTTGCTGGCCTGCCGAGCTCCAGTTTACGTTGGATTTTGATGCCATCAACCAGGAGGCAACAGGTGGATGCCGTGCGTGAGCGCTGAGAAAGAAAACATGTGACGATGCCCGTCGACCTTTCCGAGCAAGACCGGCACGTGCCGGGGCACGCGGCACCTGTTCTGGCTGCACAGTTGGACGACAGCTGCAATGCGAGTGCCGATGAGGAGAGTAAATCATGCGGACATTCCACGGACGAATTGAGTGATTCTCGCCTATGTCGTAGAAATGCAGGGACTTCAACCCAGGAGGTGTCTGGCAGCTTTTTCCTACATGTCTACTGCCAGCCAGCCTAcacggaggagacggagacgccgcttcctcttcaggATGATTCTGCAGGCATAGCGAGTCCTCCTCGGAGAGGCTCGCTAGAGACTGCCGAGACTTCGGCAGTGGATGGGGAGGCGAGCAGTGtgtgcgccgcctctgttGCCAACAGCGCGGGAGTGTCGGTATCTGGCAGTGCTGGGGGAGACATTCGGAGCAATACAGCCGAACCAACGACGGATAGAGCTTTGATCAGTCAGTATGCAGGCTATCAGGGGGCTGATATCACAGTTCAGACAACGCCCCAGGACGAGCCTCTGCATAACTTTTCGTCCACAAGCCCGGACAGCAGTTTCCGAATTGGTGGGAGCTGTGACATCCCCCGTTCAAGGAGAAGCGGCAGCCCTGGCCGCGGGTATGTCGATAGAAATGAGCGTGTATCTGAAGCTTGCAGTGAAGTTTCGAAGGAGGTGGACCTCGCAGGTCCGCGTCCAGCAGATGCTACGGCCGATGAAGGGGAAGATGAAGAAATCCGTGACACCAAAGAGGCGCTTCCGCTGAGGACTCCTCCTGGTGGGCCTGTGCAGGGCAAATCGGTGGCAGATTACGGCCGGGATCTGGTCCGCGAGCTGATCGATGAATTCGGAAAACGGCGAACGAATTTTGCTGTATTGGTTCCGAAGGTTTTGGCATTGATTCGCGTGTTTTTGCACCAGTCGGATACGGGATGCTGGGGCAGACCGTTCGCGGCACCGCTGCCAACGTGTGCTGCGTTCAATGACACAGACCAAGTGAGTAGATGAGCGGCCGTCGGTGGAGCTAATTGTTTTGGCATCTTTGCTACATCGCATTTttcggcagcagcagcgcacgTATGAAACGGTTAAGCACAAATATACAGTCGTAAGAGCAAAAGGGCCAGCGCTGTTTACTCCCACGTTGCCACGCGGTCCGTCAGGGGAGCGAACTGTCTGATTTGTTGACAATTTGTATGTGCGTATGCTGCTTGCTGGTGTGTGCGTATGCTGCTTGCTGCTGTCGGAGAATAGATCCAAATTGCCGTGCATTCCTCCCGCGTTTTTCGGGATTTGTTTacaggcgaaggcggtgcGCTTGCTGGAGGATTTTTTTCCCTCTTTCCGTTCTCAGGGTGGCCTCTTGCTGTGTACCCAGGGTAAGCCTTCTTTCTGATGAGGACTGCGGGCGAAGCTGTTGTTTCGAGAATCACTGGCACCGTTTCGAATGTCTCGACCAGCCGTCCAATGTGGGTGCGATGAAATGTGGTACTAAATGCATATTACGCACCGGACAGCGGCGTATGTTGTCCGAGGCTCTACCAGTGCCGTCGTGTGGCGCTCTCTCACATAGCATATTTACGTCATGTGTTGCTTTTTCTCTCGACAATTTACTGTTTTAATGCCGTGGAATTGTGTTTGCTCTCGTGACTGTCGTTGGGTGACGCAGGACGCCGCCTCGAGTCGGGTGGAGGAGGCAAGTACTACTTCCAGGATCACAAGGGCAGAGTGATAGGATGCCACAAGCATGATTTGGCCCAGTACACAGCTCAGGGTTGTGTCAAGTCGCCTGTCCTTTTGAAGACACTACTTTTCTGTCTAGTTCTGAAGCCGGTGGCTTTCAACGGGAGGCATACGGCCGGAAGGGTGTGCGCTGGTGGTACTAGACAGGCGTCGTCGGAAGGCACTACCCAGCCTACCGGGTGCTCACCTTCCGAAACCGCGTCGGGGTGTGAGGCTGCGAAAACAGTACGTGGAGCATCTGGTGACCCCGGCTCACAGGCATGTGCTGCGAAACAACCGCTCGCGAACTTTGCGAAACTCGACTGCCATCTTACTCCGTTGGCAGAGAGCCGGGAAAGACACATCTCGACGTGTTCAGAAGAATCTCTTGCTAAgaccgaagaagaggaagcgcgccTGTGGGAAGCTGTTGCAGATGTGAGGGAGCTTgtgagacagacagacatgCTTATATCGTGTCCTTCCCCGGCAGCAACAGGTCCTGCGTCCCCCGGCTGCAGGGGAGTGGGAGTGTCTACGCCGAAAGAGGCACCAGCGTCGGATGTGAAGAAATTTTTGAACAATGGGGACCCTGTTTTATTTTTAGACGGTCGACGTTCTGGAGATTCCGGCGACTATCACCCATCGCGTGCTCCGCATACCAGAACTGTCCGGAGTAGCAACCCGCAGCGCCTTGTAAGGGTTTATCGTTCCCTGGTTCAGGAAGAAAGGTCTCACACGGTTGAGCATCTGCTGCGTGTCTGGTCTATGAGTCTCCACGTACACAGCCCTCCGGAAGCAAGCAACATCAAGAACGCGCGAACACAGACGGGACAGGTGAATGCTGGCTGTGAGGTGCACTGTGAACAGCAGCTCAGGCAGGTAACAGCAGATGAGCTTTTAGCAGTTCATTCGGATGTTGCGGGGGTCGCAGTAAATGACAACTTTCCAC
Above is a window of Besnoitia besnoiti strain Bb-Ger1 chromosome Unknown contig00007, whole genome shotgun sequence DNA encoding:
- a CDS encoding uncharacterized protein (encoded by transcript BESB_075530); the protein is MPVDLSEQDRHVPGHAAPVLAAQLDDSCNASADEESKSCGHSTDELSDSRLCRRNAGTSTQEVSGSFFLHVYCQPAYTEETETPLPLQDDSAGIASPPRRGSLETAETSAVDGEASSVCAASVANSAGVSVSGSAGGDIRSNTAEPTTDRALISQYAGYQGADITVQTTPQDEPLHNFSSTSPDSSFRIGGSCDIPRSRRSGSPGRGYVDRNERVSEACSEVSKEVDLAGPRPADATADEGEDEEIRDTKEALPLRTPPGGPVQGKSVADYGRDLVRELIDEFGKRRTNFAVLVPKVLALIRVFLHQSDTGCWGRPFAAPLPTCAAFNDTDQAKAVRLLEDFFPSFRSQGGLLLCTQGRRLESGGGGKYYFQDHKGRVIGCHKHDLAQYTAQGCVKSPVLLKTLLFCLVLKPVAFNGRHTAGRVCAGGTRQASSEGTTQPTGCSPSETASGCEAAKTVRGASGDPGSQACAAKQPLANFAKLDCHLTPLAESRERHISTCSEESLAKTEEEEARLWEAVADVRELVRQTDMLISCPSPAATGPASPGCRGVGVSTPKEAPASDVKKFLNNGDPVLFLDGRRSGDSGDYHPSRAPHTRTVRSSNPQRLVRVYRSLVQEERSHTVEHLLRVWSMSLHVHSPPEASNIKNARTQTGQVNAGCEVHCEQQLRQVTADELLAVHSDVAGVAVNDNFPRKKRRSSRQHADSKRLGPCGKLIDETVSRTGGLAESEEITEGMREGVPPEKGGRAASWRPCVSLLWVKPLPLEQSMLKWSRRSVVAETGSIDHGFENIRTDDMCPSVVAPAGRASYDEAAAKFSKAEMVDGPLPHRTASCASTRSPSDPSSADYTPSLLSPVSCVRGVSPGRSREEDSFQHSEDIRNIDAFLSDGPVSSWLARTIGAVPLLGTSSRRDDEGLPSKMDLVHEFRTSAPSRHSGTSEGAMRLWKERGRFGGSTALPPADAGLQAMLDAKCGRTTGAEQGFGIVGSNGGSASGSMRHEPHLSQRTRTPAAFERSSWLASESGRRSRGGGTQLENRSHGNGELVDQLEKIRMCQLQGMYSNLKSRFAHVGDVDIVKTVRTLIEAALGENMNWEAAINATPHVNSSDRHSGSTCETNAAISSYAPPKGHAPCESHRASRLRINQGERIRGGLLGIRPRESVVGELVVGERHSAFPVQGHGQRKRSSDGVLGQRKRNMGDPLDEVMKCGRMDCGSEVWKRRKSRSSRDPGSSAEFSESDVQSGMCNQKRSTLARRLNEDFELAADRVPRQHLETLFLRMIQATERLKVAGCEMNRSRES